The Lytechinus pictus isolate F3 Inbred chromosome 15, Lp3.0, whole genome shotgun sequence genome contains a region encoding:
- the LOC129278230 gene encoding early estrogen-induced gene 1 protein-like produces MTAETLLVGNSSVRNGDELTRGGSIASSSTSSNSTRSKGSKHRPNVLTSGLVSPAEPEARISEESFELGHSRSSSYNSQQSRASGYSSAHSASSGGFTTEHFSSATSLTDLPEKEQMKDAWRGTGTNERRRKHAEAEESQRRLDNTRVDADEVIQGIINQQDFQADEMSGEEGLQLYIARDGSTALGSQQLKNRMSAGTFEPVVIDQR; encoded by the exons ATGACAGCAGAAACGTTACTCGTGGGTAATTCGTCGGTACGGAATGGTGATGAGCTAACAAGAGGGGGCAGTATAGCTAGCAGTAGTACGTCAAGTAATAGTACAAGGAGCAAAGGCTCAAAACACAGACCGAACGTACTCACATCAG GTCTAGTATCGCCCGCCGAACCCGAAGCGCGCATTTCGGAGGAGAGCTTTGAACTCGGTCATTCCAGGTCGTCGAGCTATAACTCGCAGCAATCGAGGGCGAGCGGGTACAGCAGCGCGCACTCTGCGTCATCGGGAGGCTTCACCACGGAGCACTTCTCCAGCGCTACCAGTCTGACAGATCTACCGGAGAAAGAACAGATGAAGGATGCCTGGAGAGGGACAGGAACCAATGAAAGGAGAAGG AAACACGCCGAAGCAGAGGAGTCCCAGAGACGATTAGATAACACGAGAGTGGACGCAGATGAAGTTATCCAAGGTATCATCAACCAGCAGGACTTCCAAGCAGATGAGATGTCAGGTG AGGAGGGGCTGCAGCTTTATATTGCAAGAGATGGTTCAACAGCACTAGGGAgtcaacaattaaaaaacag